CGGCTGGGCGGGGTGCCCCGCGTGGTCGCGCGGGTGGGACTCGAGACGGATACGGCGCGCAGCCCGCTGTACCGCGTGGCCTTGCGGCGCTGGACGGACGTCATCGTCCTGAACGCCGAGGCCATGCGCGATCGCTTCCTCGCCCGTGCGCCGGGGCTGGACGCTGCCCGCGTGGTCACGATCCGCACGGGCGTGGCCAGGCCGGAGCGGCGTGCGGCGCCGGGTGCCGTGCGGCGCTGGCTGGGGGTCGCGGCCGGGGCGCGGGTGATCGGAACCGTAGCGCGGCTGGCCGGTCAGAAGCGGCTGGACCGGCTGCTCGAGGCACTGGCGCGGCTGCCGGCGGACGTGCACTGCCTTGTGGCCGGTGCGGGCGCGGAGCAGACTGCGCTGGAACGGCTGGCCCTCGAGCTGGGTGTGGCCGGACGGCTGCACCTGCTGGGTGAGCGCGACGACGTGGGCGATGTGCTGGACGCGCTGGACGTGTTCGTGGTGTGCTCGGACCGCGAGGGGCTGAGCAATGCCATGCTCGAGGCGCTGGCCGCCGGCGTGCCGGTAGTGAGCACGCCCGTGAGCGGCGCGGCGGAGGCGCTCGAGTCCTTCCCGGAGGGCGGCGCGCCAGGCGAGATCGTCGGGTTCGACGCCGCGGATCTGGCGGCATGCCTCGAGCGGCTGCTGGCGGATCCCGCCAGACTGCGCGCCATGGGCGCGGCGGCCGTGCGGCGGGCCGAGGAGCGCTTCGGCTTCGAGCGCATGCTGGACGGTTGGGAGGCCGTGCTCGAGGGTGCGCTGGTCCCGGCGGCCGGCACCATAGAGGCGGGGGATGCGGTTCGGCGCCAGGCCGCCACGCCCTCCGCGTCACGGCCGGGGCGCCCGGCAACGCGGCGCGGGGACCCGGCAGGGCGGCGCGGGCCAGGGGGCCGGGCGTGACGGCGCCGTTCCCCGCCGAGCGGGTCTGCATTGTCCTGCTGACCGGGGTGGGCGACGTCGTGCACGGGCTCCCCGTCGTCAACGCGCTCAAGCGGCGGCATCCCGCCTGCCGCATCACCTGGATCGCGGAACCCGCTCCGTCCTGGGTAGTACGGCCGCACCCCGCGGTGGACGAGGTGGTGGTTTTCGAACGGGCGCGCGGGCTGGCGGGCGTGCGCGAGCTGTGGCGGTCGCTGCGTGGCCGCCGCTTCGACCTGACGCTGAACCTCAACGTCTACTTCAAGAGCGTGTTCCCCACCGTGTTCTCCGGTGCTCCGCGCCGCCTGGGCTTCGGGCGCGGCCGCGCGCGGGAGGGCGTCTGGCTGTTCTCGAACCAGCACCTGCCGCCCGGGCCGCGACGCCACACGCAGGATCTCTTTCTCGAGTTCCTGGACGCACTGGGCGTCGAACGCGGGCCGCTGGAGTGGCGCATCACCCTGGCGGAGGAGGAACGGCGAGCGCAGGCGGAATTCTTCCAGCGGCTCGACGGGCTGGAGGGCCGGCCGGCGGCCGCGCTGATCCCCGCCTCGGCAAAGGCAGCCAAGGATTGGCTGCCGGAGCGCTACGCGGCGGTGGCGGACGCGCTCGAGGCCGACTACGGGTTCCGCGTGCTGCTGCTGGGGGGCGCGTCGCCGCGGGAGGCGCGGCTGGCGCGGGAGGTGCTCGGGCACTGCCGCACGCGGCCGATCTGGGCGCTGGGGGACGGCGTGCGCCGCCTGATCACCCTGATCGCCGGCAGCCGCCTGGTGATCGCGCCGGATACCGGGCCGGTGCACCTCGCCCGGGCGCTCGAGGTGCCGGTCATCGGGCTGTATGGACATACCAACCCCTGGCGCGTGGGGCCGTACCGCAAGTACCAGGATCTCTGGGTGGACCGCTACACAGAGGAGGGGGAGGCGCCGGAGCCGGGCGGCTTCGAGCCGAAGAGTGGGCGCATGCAGCAGATCACAGTGGCGGAGGTACTGGATCGGGTGGAACGGGCCGTGAGCCGCTAATGGTCGAGTTCACAAGTGCGATGAATGCCGCCGTATTTGTGAATTCGAGCACTGGCTGTGGCGGCCGGCCCAGCCGCGGCGCCGGGCAGCCCCATTCGCGATCTTGATGCGGAGCCGCTCCCGCCCGATCTTGTAGGGTCAGCGCAAGGAGGACGCGATGAGGCATCCCTGAAGCAATGTGGCGCCGGGGCCGCAGCGGTGCGGGAGGCAGGGCCGTGAGAATCGGGCTCGAGCGGCTACGAGTCCGGTTAGTGTGGGTGGCGGTGGCGCCGTACATCCTGTTTGCACGCCCTTCGCCGCTGCTGCTGGCCGTGGGCGGGACCCTGGGCGTGGCGGGCGTGCTGCTGCGTGCCTGGGCTGCTTCTACCCTGCGCAAGAATGCTGTGCTGACCACAGGTGGGCCATACGCCTACACGCGGCACCCGCTCTACCTGGGGAGCTTCCTGATGGGACTGGGTGTGGCCGCTGCGGGGGGGCGGCTGGCGTTCCTGCTGCTGGTGCTCTGCTACTTCGCGGTCGTGTACGGGCCCACCATGCGGGCAGAGGCGCGGCGGCTGGAACGGCGGTTCGGAGAGGACTACCGGGAGTACGCGCGACGGGTCCCGCTCTTCTTCCCGCGGCTCGATAGCGGACGGGTCCGGCAGGCGCAGCCGCTCCGCGCCCGCCTGCAGCGCTACCTGAGCCACCGCGAGTACAACGCCGTGCTGGGTCTCCTGCTGGTGTTCCTGACCCTGATCGCCAAGCTGGTCAT
The Gemmatimonadota bacterium genome window above contains:
- a CDS encoding glycosyltransferase, whose product is RLGGVPRVVARVGLETDTARSPLYRVALRRWTDVIVLNAEAMRDRFLARAPGLDAARVVTIRTGVARPERRAAPGAVRRWLGVAAGARVIGTVARLAGQKRLDRLLEALARLPADVHCLVAGAGAEQTALERLALELGVAGRLHLLGERDDVGDVLDALDVFVVCSDREGLSNAMLEALAAGVPVVSTPVSGAAEALESFPEGGAPGEIVGFDAADLAACLERLLADPARLRAMGAAAVRRAEERFGFERMLDGWEAVLEGALVPAAGTIEAGDAVRRQAATPSASRPGRPATRRGDPAGRRGPGGRA
- a CDS encoding glycosyltransferase family 9 protein, coding for MTAPFPAERVCIVLLTGVGDVVHGLPVVNALKRRHPACRITWIAEPAPSWVVRPHPAVDEVVVFERARGLAGVRELWRSLRGRRFDLTLNLNVYFKSVFPTVFSGAPRRLGFGRGRAREGVWLFSNQHLPPGPRRHTQDLFLEFLDALGVERGPLEWRITLAEEERRAQAEFFQRLDGLEGRPAAALIPASAKAAKDWLPERYAAVADALEADYGFRVLLLGGASPREARLAREVLGHCRTRPIWALGDGVRRLITLIAGSRLVIAPDTGPVHLARALEVPVIGLYGHTNPWRVGPYRKYQDLWVDRYTEEGEAPEPGGFEPKSGRMQQITVAEVLDRVERAVSR
- a CDS encoding isoprenylcysteine carboxylmethyltransferase family protein, with product MAVAPYILFARPSPLLLAVGGTLGVAGVLLRAWAASTLRKNAVLTTGGPYAYTRHPLYLGSFLMGLGVAAAGGRLAFLLLVLCYFAVVYGPTMRAEARRLERRFGEDYREYARRVPLFFPRLDSGRVRQAQPLRARLQRYLSHREYNAVLGLLLVFLTLIAKLVID